In Bacteroidota bacterium, the sequence TATGTCGGGTCATCCATTAGATGATTATAAAAATGAAATCAAACATTTTTGTGATGTAACGATTGGCGACTTATTGGAAAATCTGAAATCGTTTAAAAATCGAAATGTTACCCTTGCAGGAATGGTTACTTCTGCAACTTCCCGATTTACTAAGAGTGGACAACCTTTTGGAACTTTTCAATTAGAAGATTTTGAAGATACCTTTCAAATGGCATTGTTTTCGGAGGATTATTTGAAATACAGGCATTTTTTGGTTGAAGGAAATTATTTATTGATTAAAGCCAGAATTCAAAACCGGTACAACCTCGAGAATCATCTGGAAATAAAAATTACAAGTGTTAGTTTGCTGGCAGAAGCCATGCAAAATAACACGCGCGAGATTACGGTTTTACTTGATAGTGCCAAAGTTGATAAAGATATTATAGCAAAACTGAAATCTCTTATTGTTAAGCATAAGGGAAATATTCCAATACGGATTAAACTGTTTGATCGGGATGAGAATAAAACGATAGAATTAAAGGCAAAAAGTGCAAAGGTTGATGCCTCCGGTTTCTTAAAAGCATTGGAACTTGATGATGGGTTTAATTATAAATTAAATTAAAAAAATCAGCCCCCCTTTTAAATAAATTGTAATTTTGTGAATCATTTATATTAAAAATTTGAATTATGGCATTAGAAATTACAGATGCGAATTTTGAAGAAATTGTATTGAAATCTAACAAACCTGTTATCATAGATTTTTGGGCAGTTTGGTGCGGACCATGTAGAATGGTTGGCCCAATCGTTGAAGAAATTAGTAAAGAATATGAAGGCAAAGCCGTTGTTGGAAAAGTTGATGTTGATAATAATCCCGGCGTTTCAGCCAAATTTGGGATCAGAAATATTCCAACAATTCTTTTCTTTAAAAATGGAGAAATTGTTGATAAACAAGTTGGAGCCGTTCCAAAGCAAGTTATCGCCAACAAATTAGAAGCGTTACTTTAATCCTTGTTATTCTAAAATATGTAAACTAAAACCGGATCAGAATGCTGACTCCGGAATTTGGTTTATTAACCCATTTTTACTTATAGTTGAATTCTGAATTGAATTTTTACTTCTGATTTGGTTGACCCGTCAATTTTTTCACTTCCCGAACCGATACATTCTTTTTTGTTAAAATAGGTGTGTGCAAACTTTAACCAACAACTTAAATGCTTGCTCATTTTATAACTCAGCAAAAGATAAAAATGATTGCCCTTGTCGTAAAAGGAAGGGATACTGAAAGCATATAAAACATCATTTTCATAAGTGTAAATTCTTGACTCAAACCCATCGGTATTAAAATTTGTATATCTGAAAACCAATCCAACCGGGCTGCGGGTTGATGAATATTCAGCTTGTTGGAAAATTAACAAGCCATTTTCGTTTTTCTTAGATGTATTTTTGTAATTAGCCCATTCAAACCTGCTTTTTAAACCAAATTCATCGTTAAGTTTGTAAGTGAAATCCAGCCTTAAACTTTCTTTGATTTCATTAACCAATTCATTGAACCAGTATTCGTTCGACGAATTTACCTGTTTGTTTTTGTGTTTATATCTCAAGTATAATTGCATGCTTTCGGAAAAAGTATGGTTTAGTTGAATGAAATAATCCGTTCCTTTGGAAGGCGCGTTTACTCCACTTTTAAGCCAGGGAAATTGAAAAACATCAGCATATAACCGAATCTGCCATTTGGGGAGAAACCAATTATCGAACCCTAAATATAGTCCTTTTTCATTTTTTGATAATGTACCTTCCGCAAAAGCATTGGAATATAAATTTTGATACTTGTCTTCATAGTTTCTATATAAAAGGCTGATGTTTGAATATGAATCCGGATGAAAGTCCATGCCAGTCAGATAAGCAATCCCTTTATTTTTGCTCATCGAAAATTCACCATAAAAAGAAGTGTTTTTTATAAACCATTTGTAATCCAAACCAATGCAATTATTATTTTTCCCCGAAAAATCATACTTTTTATAAAGTTGATCGGAAGCAATTAAAGTTGCATCCCATGTTGAAAAATAAGCAGTTGAACTTAGTTGAAGGGTGCTAAAATTGTAAGAAAGCCGGATTCCCATTATTTGTTCATTTAATATATTCCGGTCATTTAATTCGTTAACAGTACGATGTAATCCTGTGTTTTGTAAGGAGGTGACAGATAAAATTTGACCGCTATCATCCGTGTCATAGACATTGGCATCCCTGTTTTTATTTGAATAGAATAAGTGAAAGTTGGTTTTCCCTTTCGCCAGGGTAAGGGCTATTCCGCGGAAAAAATTATTCTCGATGGTAGAAGTACTCGGGATAATACCACTTGCGTTTCGTTTTACCGAACCAACTTCAGAGGATTTGTTGAAGGCGAAATTCGACCACAAGGTCAGGCCTTGCCCGAATTGCAAATGATAATCACCTACCACGATTTTTTTGATCAACCCAATATTGGAGGCACTCATGTGAAAGCTACAAAAATCAATCAATGGTATTTTTTTTAATAGTAGATTATGGGAAATGGGATAATTGTTTTTGAGAAGGACTTCTCCGGGATCCTTTTCGATCACAAATCCTGCACTAAATAAATCACCACTATGTATCTTATATTTTGTATATATTTTTGACGGGGTCCCTAAATAACTGTTATTAGGATGTAGTGAAAATTCAATATCGTCAACACTTTTGTAACCCTGCTTAGGTTGGACAATTCGATCGTAGCGGATAAACATTTGATGATGTGTATTTAACAATATTTTGCCAATATTTAGTTTTGCTGAAGTTTCTTCTCCCGCATAAATAAAAGGTTCAATTGAGGTAAGAATCTCCTTGTCGAAGCCATCGAGAAATTGGATTTCCTGAACAGATTGAATTTCTCCAACCAATTTTCGATAATTCAAAATGCTGTAATATTGCTGATCGTTCAACAAATTGAGTTGGAGCAGACGCTGAATATCGGAACTGTTAATATTGATTGGGTTATTGCTAAGGTCAAGCAATTGTTCAAATAGTTCTGACGTTTCTATGCTTTCTTCTGCATTTTCGAGCATAGATTCCAATTTTTTCTCAATTATCTGCCTAACCTTCTCATCTTGTGGTTGAACCGTGTTAATTAAAAATATGGTGAACCCCAGTAATAACCAGCATGTTTTCATCTTCAGAACTCATAAGTTATTGATAATTGCGGACTGTATCCGAGTGCATTATGCATGGATGATGAAAAATCGAGCATTAGATTTTTTAATTTCAACCCAATTCCGAATGTAATTTTTTCATTGAATGAAGAATAACCAATACGTAAAGCAAACTT encodes:
- the trxA gene encoding thioredoxin, which codes for MALEITDANFEEIVLKSNKPVIIDFWAVWCGPCRMVGPIVEEISKEYEGKAVVGKVDVDNNPGVSAKFGIRNIPTILFFKNGEIVDKQVGAVPKQVIANKLEALL
- a CDS encoding helix-hairpin-helix domain-containing protein, whose protein sequence is MKTCWLLLGFTIFLINTVQPQDEKVRQIIEKKLESMLENAEESIETSELFEQLLDLSNNPININSSDIQRLLQLNLLNDQQYYSILNYRKLVGEIQSVQEIQFLDGFDKEILTSIEPFIYAGEETSAKLNIGKILLNTHHQMFIRYDRIVQPKQGYKSVDDIEFSLHPNNSYLGTPSKIYTKYKIHSGDLFSAGFVIEKDPGEVLLKNNYPISHNLLLKKIPLIDFCSFHMSASNIGLIKKIVVGDYHLQFGQGLTLWSNFAFNKSSEVGSVKRNASGIIPSTSTIENNFFRGIALTLAKGKTNFHLFYSNKNRDANVYDTDDSGQILSVTSLQNTGLHRTVNELNDRNILNEQIMGIRLSYNFSTLQLSSTAYFSTWDATLIASDQLYKKYDFSGKNNNCIGLDYKWFIKNTSFYGEFSMSKNKGIAYLTGMDFHPDSYSNISLLYRNYEDKYQNLYSNAFAEGTLSKNEKGLYLGFDNWFLPKWQIRLYADVFQFPWLKSGVNAPSKGTDYFIQLNHTFSESMQLYLRYKHKNKQVNSSNEYWFNELVNEIKESLRLDFTYKLNDEFGLKSRFEWANYKNTSKKNENGLLIFQQAEYSSTRSPVGLVFRYTNFNTDGFESRIYTYENDVLYAFSIPSFYDKGNHFYLLLSYKMSKHLSCWLKFAHTYFNKKECIGSGSEKIDGSTKSEVKIQFRIQL